One Homo sapiens chromosome 3, GRCh38.p14 Primary Assembly genomic window carries:
- the SPSB4 gene encoding SPRY domain-containing SOCS box protein 4 isoform X1 has product MGQKLSGSLKSVEVREPALRPAKRELRGAEPGRPARLDQLLDMPAAGLAVQLRHAWNPEDRSLNVFVKDDDRLTFHRHPVAQSTDGIRGKVGHARGLHAWQINWPARQRGTHAVVGVATARAPLHSVGYTALVGSDAESWGWDLGRSRLYHDGKNQPGVAYPAFLGPDEAFALPDSLLVVLDMDEGTLSFIVDGQYLGVAFRGLKGKKLYPVVSAVWGHCEVTMRYINGLDQN; this is encoded by the coding sequence ATGGGCCAGAAGCTCTCGGGGAGCCTCAAGTCAGTGGAGGTGCGAGAGCCGGCGCTGCGGCCGGCCAAGCGGGAGCTGCGGGGTGCAGAGCCCGGGCGGCCGGCGCGGCTGGACCAGCTGTTGGACATGCCAGCGGCGGGGCTGGCTGTGCAGCTGCGGCACGCGTGGAACCCCGAGGACCGCTCGCTCAACGTCTTCGTCAAGGACGACGACCGGCTCACCTTCCACCGGCACCCCGTGGCCCAGAGCACCGACGGCATCCGCGGCAAGGTGGGCCACGCCCGCGGCCTGCACGCCTGGCAGATCAACTGGCCGGCTCGGCAGCGCGGCACCCACGCTGTAGTTGGTGTGGCCACGGCCCGTGCTCCCCTGCACTCCGTGGGCTACACGGCGCTGGTAGGCAGTGACGCCGAGTCGTGGGGCTGGGACCTGGGCCGCAGCCGCCTCTACCACGACGGCAAGAACCAGCCCGGCGTGGCCTACCCGGCCTTTCTGGGGCCCGACGAGGCCTTTGCGCTGCCCGACTCGCTGCTCGTGGTGCTGGACATGGATGAGGGCACACTCAGCTTCATCGTGGATGGCCAGTACCTGGGCGTGGCCTTCCGAGGTCTCAAGGGCAAGAAGCTGTACCCGGTGGTGAGTGCCGTGTGGGGCCACTGTGAAGTCACCATGCGCTACATCAACGGCCTTGACC